The sequence TCGATCACCGTGGAAATAAGGGCAGCTGGAAAGCGATAATCAGGGTTAACCTCCCGGATGATATCTGCTACATGACGGCACAGCCGTTTGTAGCGAATGAATAAGCCCTCCTTATTTTCCTCATCCACATTTTTAGTCAGGTATACTTTTGATGATTCAGAGATCACAATTTGGTAGAGCGCCTTTTCATCAATATGCTCAAACTCGGGGTCGTTTACGATTGGTGCTGTAAGCAGTTTTATGGAAATTATCAGGCGCTCCCCGGCTGAAGGTATGTTTTGGGTCGCAAGAATTATTTTGTACTCCATCCAGGTCCAGTACCAGGCAAGTAAATAGAGCAGGAATTTGTGCTTATTCTCGAAATACCGGTAAACGGAAGGTTCCGTAATCCCAATGCGGGTTGCGAGCTTTTTAAATGTGAAAGCCTCAAAACCAATTTCGTTGATCAGCAAAATACCATGACAGAGGATATTCTTTCCCACCACAGATGACTCAGGATCTTTTATAAAAACCTTGTCATCAATTTTAATATCAAATTTTAATGATCTGGCCATCAGGTTCATTAATGTTTTATAAAAGCGGTATTAAATAGCAGCAGTGCATATTTTTATTTTCACACTGCTGCTAATAGGTGAGCGATGCTTAATTAAAACAAAATCCGAAACCTAAAAACACCCCGGTTAAAGCGTTTAAATTTTAAACACCAATTTATGCTATCCTTCTTCATAAAAATGCACTTCCCCGGTTTGAATATCGTACATGGCCCCCACCACGAGGATTTCACCTTTCTTCGCCATTTCTGCCAGCACCTCGCTACGATCCAGAATTTCTTTTATGGCCAACTTTACATTCAATTCCGCCACATTTTCCACGAATTGACTGTTGCCCGAATTACGGTTCGCCTGGGTTTCTGTTTCTGCCTCAATAGCCGGCTGAATTTTTTTGAGAAGCGTGGAGAGATGGCCCATTTTCACCTGATCGCAAGCCCCTTTTATGGCCCCGCATTGAGTGTGACCAATTACCACAATAGCTTTGGCGCCCGCTACTTTGCAGGCAAACTCCATACTTCCCAGAATATCTTCGTTTACGATATTTCCCGCCACGCGGCAAGTAAATATATCTCCAAAGCCCTGGTCAAAGATCAGCTCGGATGAGGTGCGGGAATCTATGCAAGTCAGTATGCAGGCAAAAGGATGTTGACCGTCAGCCGTTTCTACTACCTGCTGTAGCATATCGCGGTTGAATTTCAGGTTGTTTATAAACCTTTCATTTCCTTTTTTCAGCAGCTCTATGGCCTTATGTGGGGTTATCGCTGCCTGTGCTTCTTTCGTGAGTGTTCTCATTTTGTATATTGTTTTTGTAGTTCACTTATTCCTTTTACTTCCGCCACGGTTTCCTCGCCTTTGCTGAGATGAGGAAAGCAGGCAATTAATATTTCTCCCTGTATTTCGACAGTGATGTCTTTGGCTTTTGCATTCAGAAAGAAATCGTTGATCACCTCGGTTACATCATGGTCAATATGTTTTGAGTGAGTAGCGTCAATCAGCACTTTTGCTCCATTGGGAATATGATTAAGGGTTTGCATTATGCTCGCTTTATTGAGAAATGATACTTCCTCTGAAAGCCGGAGCTTAATAAGTTCTCCCTCTGTATACTGCTCCTTGTGGAAAAAATAAGGATTCTTATAGTTAGCCCGCAGCAGGTAAAAGATGGCTACGGCCATTCCAATGGCAATTCCTGTGAGCAGATCGGTAAATAAAATGCCCAGCACAGTTGCCATAAAAGGAACAAACTGAGACCATCCAAGCTGATACATGTTTTTGAAAAGAGATGGTTTTGCCAGCTTGTATCCTACGATGAATAGGATGGCCGCCAGCGTAGCCAGGGGAATCATATTCAGAATTTCAGGGATCATAATTACACAGAGGAGCAATAGCACCCCATGGAGGATTGCTGAGAGTTTGCTTCTGGCGCCAAAGGCTATATTGGCACTGCTTCTTACGATAACCTGCGTTACAGGCAGCCCTCCGATGAGACCGGAAATGGTATTCCCCAAGCCCTGTGCTTTCAATTCCCGGTTGGTGGGCGTTACGCGTTTAAACGGATCCAGTTTATCGGTTGCTTCTACGCATAGCAGGGTTTCCAAGCTGGCAATTACGGCCAGGATCACTGCGGTAAGCCAAACGCGTGGATTCAGTATGTGCGAAAAATCCGGGACGCTGAATTGAGCTATAAAATCCGGTACTGAGCGCGCCACTGGCAACGCCACCAGTTGCTCTTTTGCGAGGCTTAAAGGAAGCCATCCGGCCTGGAAGAAAATATTTAATAAAATACCGGCAAATACCGCTACCAGAGGTCCCTGGATGAGCATGAAAATTTTATTCTTTTTCATTAAAACAGTGTCCCAGAGTATGAGGATCCCTAAACAAATAAGGGTAATAAGTATGGCACCCGGGGTAATGAAATTAAGCGCATGTACGATTCCGGAGAAGGTATTCTCCGAAGCGGGAGCAGGATGATCAAAGAATAGGTTGCCCTCAAAGTCAGCATTGTATCCCAGGGCGTGCGGTATTTGTTTTAGAATTATGATTAGGCCAATGCCCGTTAGCATGCCTTTAATTACTGAGGTGGGAAAATAATGAGCAATAACACCGAGGCGGGCATAACCCATTACTAACTGAATAATTCCTGAGAGCACTACAGCTAACAGAAATATCTCCCATCCCCCGAGGTCGCCAATGGCGGTGAGAACGATCACTGCCAGTCCTGCAGCCGGTCCGCTTACACCAAGCGAGGAACCGCTTGCTGAGCCCACCACAATGCCGCCTACGATGCCGGCTATGATTCCTGCAAAAAGCGGAGCCCCGGAGGCCAGAGCGATCCCGAGGCATAAGGGGACAGCAACAAAAAATACCACAATGCTGGCGGGAAGGTCATATTTAATGTTTTTGAAAAGTTCTTTCATTTTTTGTATTGATTTAATATTTCCTTTTTTAAAGTTGAAAAATGTGGATGTGCCGGTCCACAGGTCTAAGCCTGGGGACAGAAAATCAAATGGGAGGAAACACTAAACTTTGGGAGGGGGATGAAGGATACAGGCTGACAGAACTGGGAGAATTACCTCCGTTTCACCAACGGGTTGGGAATAGCTGTTCTGATAAAATACCCCTGGGGATTTGCCCGGGGCCTCATCATCGAGAGAGGTTTCATTTTCGATTTCAGCGGAATTGTGGGAGGCTGCCTGCTGATCTGGGGCTGACAATTCAACCTCCTGTGGCACCGGCTCCAGGACCATCCGGGCAAATGCTAATTCCGGCACCTGAAGGCTGCCGGCCAGCAATACCCCCAAACACATCATTGTGTAACAAAAGAGAGTTTTCAAAGAGGCGTAGTTAGTTTTACTAACGAACTTCAAAAGTAATGCAACTTTGAAACTTTTCTCCTCTGTTTTTGAATTTTATCAGGCAGGGCTTATTCCAGGAAGTGCAAGCGTATGGAGAATTCGCTAATTTTTCTTTTCTCCAAAGATTAATAAGGGCACTTGCGACTGTGAGACAAGCTTTTTAGTAATTCCGGGATTGAATATCTTTTGAAAAATGCCACGTTGGTGGGTGGCCATTGAAAGCAACGTGCCCGGGTGCTTTTCAGCGTACGAAACCAGGGCCTCCTCAATGTCATTTGCAGATATCACTTCTGCGTCATTATTTCCTGCGGCTGCATAGGTTCCGTCATCAATATGCAGTTGCGAAACAGGAGCTACAGATTCAGGAAAAAGCCTTCGCAAGTCCGCAACGGCTTTCTCATCTTCCGGTTGAAAGTTGGTGGCATATACCACTTGTCTGAGCGATGAAATATCCGCTGCTGCCGGTACTACCAGAACAGGTGCCACAGCCTCTGCGATCACCTTCATCGTTACACTTCCACCCAGCGTTTTTGCCAACGGAGCGCCACCCTTTGCGCCCATCACTATCATGTCAGGCAAATATTCTCTGGCGAAACGCACTATTTCATTTTCGGCAAATCCACGTAGCGCTAAAGATTTTACCCTAATTACCGGCAGTTCATGTTGCAGTGCAGTGTGCAACTCGTTCAGGTTCCTTTTGGCCTCAGAGTCTACCTGGTGCAGCACCTCTTCAGTAACGCGTTCCGTTCCTTCTAAACGGGCGCTGGGCATATCCTGATGAACGAAGGGATCATAATAAATATGGAGGAGGAAAATCTCCGCCCTGAAAAGCATTGCCAGACTTTTCGCATAACTTATGGCATGGTGCGACTCTTTGCTAAAGTCAACCGGGATCAGGAGTTTCATTCATTTTTTGAGAAATAGTGTAGTCACTGTTTTTATTAATCAGGGCCTTGAGTGTGTCTGCGAGTTTGTGGGAAAAATGTTCAGCTCCCTCAGTATTGAGATGGCTCCTGTCATAGAACCATTCAGGGTGCTGCAAAAACTCAGGATCGCGGGAATAGTTCAAAAGGGGAATATTCTGAGCGTTTAAAATCTTACTAATATTTTTCAGAGAGATACTGTTTATTCCCAGCGTCTTCAATTTTGGTGTCATCACCACAATTAGCTCGGTTCCCTGCTTATTAGCTGTTTGGCAGAAATCTATTAAAGCAGCCAGCTTCAGGCTATCTTGTCTGAGCTGTTGGTTCATCCCGGCTGCTATGGCGCTGTCAGAAATGGCGATTTTTTCATTCGGATCAATTTTCATTACAGTGGGATGAGTATCAAAGCCGTTGCCTAGTGGTGGGTTTTCTCTTCCTGTTAATACATTTTGCAGAATAGTCAAAATGCTGCTATTGTAAGGGTAAATCCTTGACAGCATTTTCAGGTTCTCAAATCTGCTCCTGAGATCAACGGTTTGCCGAACCTCGGAATAATCCTTATAGTATGGTAAAAGGAAGCTAAGCCGGTCGTAATGAATCGGCATGTAATCCAATTCCCATGCGGCCAGTTCCAGAACTATAATGGAAGGTTTGTGGCGCTCTAATAAAACAGGCAGCAAGGCATTATGGAATAATATGCTCTGAGCTGCCTGGGCGGCATTATAGCTTTTGATTCCGGTTTTTTGTTCCAGTATTGCAGGGTTGATGCTGCGCATCGCATGTGAACTCCCCATAATAATCAGGTCCTCATCCGCCTCCTTAACTGTATATTGCAGATGGCGGGCATACCGGTCACCATTATGATTCCAGTAGAAATATTCCAGTATTGCTCCGAAGGCAAAATCCAGCACCACAAGAATCAACACAAAGGAAATAAGCTTTAACAAAAAGCGCTTCCAGTTATTCCGTTCCGTTTTATTCATTTTCGCTCAAAATATTTAGAACTGGAAATAAATGAATTGCGAACCATCAAATACACCAATGAGAAGAATGAGCAACACAACAGCGGCATAGCTGCTATATCTCACCACTACGTTAGTATTATTGAATAGTTTGATATTGAAAAAACCATATTCATGCTGAAATTCAACGAGCAGCAGCAGCAGGATTCCAAATATACCATAGGCTACTGAAGAGAGGTTGGACAGAAAAACCGGCCCTTGAAATGTGAATATTTTTTCAATGATCAAAAATGCATCGCTGATTTGATTGGCCCTGAAAAAGATCCAGGCGAAACTTGCCAGGGTAAATGTCCAGACTACATGGATTATGGTGTTAAGGCCCGATTCAGATTTGAGGCCAAGAAGACCGGAGATGCGGGATACAGGCTGAGTGAACCAGATAGCCAGTACTAGATAGACGCCATGTAATGCTCCCCAAAAGATAAAAGTCCAGTTAGCTCCGTGCCACAGGCCGCTTATCAGAAAAGTTATGAACAAATTATAATACCAGCGCCATTTCACCACGCGGTTGCCGCCTAGGGGAATGTAGACATAGTCCCGAAACCAGGTGGAAAGAGAAATGTGCCATCGTGCCCAGAAGTCTTTGGTGGATTTGGCGAAGTAGGGTCTTTTGAAGTTTTCCATGAGGTCAAAACCCAGAATGCGGGCTCCGCCTATGGCAATGTCAGAATATCCCGAAAAGTCGCAATAGATCTGGAAGGCAAAGAAAACAGTGGCCAGGATCATTGAAAGGCCGGAATGCTCTTGGGGATTATTATACACGGCATCCACATAGGTGGCCAGACGGTCGGCCACCACCAGTTTTTTAAAAAATCCCCATAACATCTGTTTTAGTCCGGAAACAGCTCTTGCCGCATTGAATTCATGCTTTTCAAAGAGCTGCGGAAGAAATGTGGTAGACCGTTCAATTGGGCCTGCCACCAACTGCGGGAAGAATGAGACGTAGAGCGCGAAAACACCCAAATGCCTTTCGGGCTCCTTAATGCCGCGGTAAACGTCAATGGAGTAACTCATCGTCTGAAAGGTGTAAAAGGAGATACCCACCGGCAACAGCATTTGAAATGCAGGCACGTCATAGAAAATATTAAACGTGTTGAAAGCCGCTCTTACAGAATCATTGAAAAAGTTAAAATATTTAAATGTAAAAAGAAGTCCCAGATTGGTAAAGAGGCTGAGGAGCAGGAAAATTTTCTTTCGCTGCGGGGTAATGGCTCTTCCCATTTGTAATGCCGCAAAATAATCTATCAGCGTAGAAACAATGATAAGAATGATGTATTCCGGCCGCCAACTCATGTAGAAATAGTAGCTGGCAAGAAGCAACATGATCCATCTGTACCTGTGATTCAACAAGAAATAGATCACTACTACTACCGGGAAAAAAAGAAGAAACTCAACCGAGTTGAATAGCATTTATCAGCAAACGTGTACTAAGTGATGGAAGAAGAGCAATGGTTTCTGAGGGATCCAAGTAGCGTGTACACCGGGCGGCAAATATAAGAGAATGGCTATCGCAGCAAATTAGTAATTCTACTCTATATAATAGTTAAGTAGAATTAACCACGGCAGAATACGTGGCCTCAATTCAGAAACAGGAGAGTTATAAAGAATCCCATTAGGCAGGTGGAGCCGGCCAGGTTCATCCGCATCGTCCATTCATAGCTGGCTTCCTTCTCGTTCCTGAGAATCTTATAAAACCAGAACGAGAAGAAAAGCACAATGGGAAGAAAGAAAATCTGCAACAGCAAAAAATAGAATGTTTGATTCAAATGATAAAAATAGAAGAAAAAACCTGCATCAGCCAGGAGGAACATGGATGCTGAAAAGTAGAAGGTTCCGCGAATTCCGAGCAGACGGCTGATAGTAAGATCGCCTCTTTTGGCATCTTCACGATGCTGATACACCTGCGTGAGCGGATAAAAGCCCAGCAACATGAGTGTGCTGACGAAGGCCGGCAACAATATTTCCTGGTCGGCTAATGACCGGACCGGCACATTATTGACTGCCAGGTACACCATCAGGAAAGTGAACATTCCCTGGAAAAAGCCGGCAGTAAGCCATGAGGTGATAGGATATTTCTTGAGCCGGACTGCCGGATGGCTATAGGCTTTAGAGACAATGCCATA is a genomic window of Bacteroidia bacterium containing:
- a CDS encoding universal stress protein encodes the protein MKLLIPVDFSKESHHAISYAKSLAMLFRAEIFLLHIYYDPFVHQDMPSARLEGTERVTEEVLHQVDSEAKRNLNELHTALQHELPVIRVKSLALRGFAENEIVRFAREYLPDMIVMGAKGGAPLAKTLGGSVTMKVIAEAVAPVLVVPAAADISSLRQVVYATNFQPEDEKAVADLRRLFPESVAPVSQLHIDDGTYAAAGNNDAEVISANDIEEALVSYAEKHPGTLLSMATHQRGIFQKIFNPGITKKLVSQSQVPLLIFGEKKN
- a CDS encoding carbonic anhydrase family protein, which produces MRTLTKEAQAAITPHKAIELLKKGNERFINNLKFNRDMLQQVVETADGQHPFACILTCIDSRTSSELIFDQGFGDIFTCRVAGNIVNEDILGSMEFACKVAGAKAIVVIGHTQCGAIKGACDQVKMGHLSTLLKKIQPAIEAETETQANRNSGNSQFVENVAELNVKLAIKEILDRSEVLAEMAKKGEILVVGAMYDIQTGEVHFYEEG
- a CDS encoding TetR/AcrR family transcriptional regulator; the protein is MARSLKFDIKIDDKVFIKDPESSVVGKNILCHGILLINEIGFEAFTFKKLATRIGITEPSVYRYFENKHKFLLYLLAWYWTWMEYKIILATQNIPSAGERLIISIKLLTAPIVNDPEFEHIDEKALYQIVISESSKVYLTKNVDEENKEGLFIRYKRLCRHVADIIREVNPDYRFPAALISTVIESSHDQKFFAGHLPSLTEVTSNNLKDATEFLTDLVFKTIKPND
- a CDS encoding UbiA family prenyltransferase gives rise to the protein MLKRSTLLHLRIPFSYFLMPIFFFALAVSSQINWLQTILAFFILHFLVYPASNGYNSYFDKDEESIGGLKNPPKVSPELYYVALLMDALALLLALIISPAFAVMVFIYGIVSKAYSHPAVRLKKYPITSWLTAGFFQGMFTFLMVYLAVNNVPVRSLADQEILLPAFVSTLMLLGFYPLTQVYQHREDAKRGDLTISRLLGIRGTFYFSASMFLLADAGFFFYFYHLNQTFYFLLLQIFFLPIVLFFSFWFYKILRNEKEASYEWTMRMNLAGSTCLMGFFITLLFLN
- a CDS encoding MBOAT family O-acyltransferase gives rise to the protein MLFNSVEFLLFFPVVVVIYFLLNHRYRWIMLLLASYYFYMSWRPEYIILIIVSTLIDYFAALQMGRAITPQRKKIFLLLSLFTNLGLLFTFKYFNFFNDSVRAAFNTFNIFYDVPAFQMLLPVGISFYTFQTMSYSIDVYRGIKEPERHLGVFALYVSFFPQLVAGPIERSTTFLPQLFEKHEFNAARAVSGLKQMLWGFFKKLVVADRLATYVDAVYNNPQEHSGLSMILATVFFAFQIYCDFSGYSDIAIGGARILGFDLMENFKRPYFAKSTKDFWARWHISLSTWFRDYVYIPLGGNRVVKWRWYYNLFITFLISGLWHGANWTFIFWGALHGVYLVLAIWFTQPVSRISGLLGLKSESGLNTIIHVVWTFTLASFAWIFFRANQISDAFLIIEKIFTFQGPVFLSNLSSVAYGIFGILLLLLVEFQHEYGFFNIKLFNNTNVVVRYSSYAAVVLLILLIGVFDGSQFIYFQF
- a CDS encoding solute carrier family 23 protein, yielding MKELFKNIKYDLPASIVVFFVAVPLCLGIALASGAPLFAGIIAGIVGGIVVGSASGSSLGVSGPAAGLAVIVLTAIGDLGGWEIFLLAVVLSGIIQLVMGYARLGVIAHYFPTSVIKGMLTGIGLIIILKQIPHALGYNADFEGNLFFDHPAPASENTFSGIVHALNFITPGAILITLICLGILILWDTVLMKKNKIFMLIQGPLVAVFAGILLNIFFQAGWLPLSLAKEQLVALPVARSVPDFIAQFSVPDFSHILNPRVWLTAVILAVIASLETLLCVEATDKLDPFKRVTPTNRELKAQGLGNTISGLIGGLPVTQVIVRSSANIAFGARSKLSAILHGVLLLLCVIMIPEILNMIPLATLAAILFIVGYKLAKPSLFKNMYQLGWSQFVPFMATVLGILFTDLLTGIAIGMAVAIFYLLRANYKNPYFFHKEQYTEGELIKLRLSEEVSFLNKASIMQTLNHIPNGAKVLIDATHSKHIDHDVTEVINDFFLNAKAKDITVEIQGEILIACFPHLSKGEETVAEVKGISELQKQYTK